From the genome of Bradyrhizobium elkanii USDA 76, one region includes:
- the rocD gene encoding ornithine--oxo-acid transaminase, which translates to MNASVTDFLATEAQFGTYNYEPIGVVLSRGQGVWVWDTDGNRYLDCLSAYSAVSQGHCHPKILAAMIEQARRLTLTSRAFHNDQLAPFYRELAELTGSHKVLPMNSGAEAVESAIKSVRKWAYEVKGVPDGQAEIIVCANNFHGRTLGIVGFSTDPGSRDHFGPFAPGFKIIPFGDAAALEQAITPNTAAFLVEPIQGEAGVVIPPPGYFARVRELCTAHNVMLVLDEIQTGLGRTGKLLAEQHEGIEADVTLLGKALSGGFYPVSAVLSNNAVLGTLRPGQHGSTFGGNPLACAVARAALRVLIDEGMIENAAQQGARFLAGLQDIRANVIREVRGRGLMLAIELHPEAGGARRYCLALQARGILAKDTHEHTIRIAPPLVITADQVDWATERIAATLTQDVS; encoded by the coding sequence ATGAATGCATCGGTCACTGATTTCCTCGCAACCGAAGCGCAGTTCGGCACCTACAATTATGAGCCGATCGGGGTCGTGCTGTCCCGCGGCCAAGGCGTCTGGGTCTGGGATACCGATGGCAACCGGTATCTCGATTGTCTCTCCGCCTATTCGGCGGTGAGCCAGGGCCACTGCCATCCGAAGATCCTCGCCGCCATGATCGAACAAGCGCGTCGGCTGACGCTGACCTCGCGCGCCTTCCACAACGACCAGCTCGCTCCCTTCTACCGCGAGCTCGCGGAACTGACCGGCTCGCACAAGGTGCTGCCGATGAACAGCGGCGCCGAGGCGGTGGAGAGTGCGATCAAGTCGGTGCGCAAATGGGCCTATGAGGTCAAGGGCGTTCCGGACGGGCAGGCCGAGATCATCGTCTGCGCCAATAATTTCCACGGACGCACGCTCGGCATCGTCGGCTTCTCGACCGACCCCGGTTCGCGCGACCATTTCGGACCGTTCGCGCCGGGCTTCAAGATCATCCCATTCGGCGACGCCGCCGCGCTCGAGCAGGCGATCACGCCGAACACCGCGGCCTTCCTGGTCGAGCCGATCCAGGGCGAAGCCGGCGTCGTGATTCCTCCGCCAGGCTATTTCGCCCGCGTGCGCGAGCTGTGCACCGCGCACAATGTGATGCTCGTGCTCGACGAGATCCAGACCGGGCTCGGCCGCACCGGCAAGCTGCTCGCCGAGCAGCACGAAGGGATCGAGGCCGACGTGACGCTGCTCGGCAAGGCGCTGTCGGGCGGCTTCTATCCGGTGTCGGCGGTGCTTTCCAACAACGCCGTGCTCGGCACCTTGCGGCCCGGCCAGCACGGCTCGACCTTCGGCGGCAATCCGCTGGCCTGCGCGGTGGCGCGGGCGGCGCTGCGCGTGCTGATCGACGAGGGAATGATCGAGAACGCCGCGCAACAGGGCGCGCGCTTTCTCGCCGGATTGCAGGACATCCGCGCCAACGTGATCCGCGAGGTGCGCGGGCGGGGGCTGATGCTGGCGATCGAGCTGCACCCGGAAGCCGGCGGCGCCCGCCGCTACTGTCTGGCGCTGCAGGCGCGCGGCATCCTCGCCAAGGACACCCATGAACACACCATCCGGATTGCTCCGCCGCTGGTGATCACGGCCGATCAGGTCGACTGGGCGACGGAGCGGATCGCGGCGACCCTCACGCAGGATGTCTCCTGA
- a CDS encoding Spy/CpxP family protein refolding chaperone, whose protein sequence is MIQQRQQAAQQRQRDALSRQTTERQTRIDRLQQLQSQKVQGARAQRVHDRALQAQNRLLQREQRAQQAEFARQQRLAPAATVGAAVGAAVATTAATQAAQRERFAAHFREQANAQSQAGLAARQGGWAPRHAWRRGSHAAFVAWLGPVFWPYAYSDIFDYTFWSYAYEPGYWAYAYDDFVDTVFWDTNTPYSAYASINPGDYRATAGRDWSRQRSDTSPQALKQLCGEPDKGVTAWPLADIARAVRPDQQQRALLDELKTSAAKAADIFKDSCTDSYAMTPTGRLRSMQNRISATLEAIKIVRPALENFYSSLSDEQQARFNALGPHVGERSPQQQEATAQTGNCGDSKSDLAHLPINRIAASLHPAGKQKEALDRLSDATTKAIADLQAACPNDVPLTPVGRLEAMQHRLEAMQKAAKLIEPALDEFYTMLSSEQKARFNTLQRVASP, encoded by the coding sequence ATGATCCAGCAACGCCAGCAGGCGGCGCAGCAGCGGCAGCGTGACGCGCTGTCGCGCCAGACCACCGAGCGGCAGACCCGGATCGATCGCCTGCAGCAATTGCAGTCGCAAAAGGTGCAAGGCGCACGCGCGCAACGCGTCCATGACCGCGCCCTGCAGGCGCAGAACCGCCTGTTGCAGCGCGAGCAGCGTGCGCAGCAGGCCGAATTTGCCCGTCAGCAGCGATTGGCGCCGGCAGCGACGGTTGGGGCTGCGGTTGGCGCCGCGGTCGCGACCACGGCCGCGACGCAGGCGGCTCAGCGCGAGCGATTTGCCGCACACTTCCGCGAGCAGGCAAATGCGCAGAGCCAGGCAGGGCTTGCGGCGCGCCAGGGCGGCTGGGCGCCCCGGCATGCCTGGCGCCGCGGCAGCCACGCGGCCTTCGTGGCGTGGCTTGGGCCGGTGTTCTGGCCCTACGCCTATTCGGACATCTTTGACTACACGTTCTGGTCCTATGCCTACGAGCCCGGCTATTGGGCCTACGCCTATGACGACTTCGTCGACACCGTGTTCTGGGACACCAACACTCCCTACTCCGCCTATGCCAGCATCAACCCTGGCGACTATCGGGCGACCGCGGGTCGCGATTGGTCCCGTCAACGCAGCGACACGAGCCCGCAGGCACTCAAGCAGCTCTGCGGAGAGCCCGACAAGGGCGTCACGGCCTGGCCGCTTGCCGACATCGCGCGGGCGGTACGGCCGGACCAGCAGCAGCGGGCGTTGCTCGACGAGTTGAAGACATCAGCGGCAAAGGCCGCCGACATCTTCAAGGACTCCTGCACGGACAGCTATGCCATGACGCCCACCGGCCGCCTGCGGTCGATGCAGAACCGCATCAGCGCGACGCTCGAGGCGATCAAGATCGTGCGGCCGGCGCTGGAGAATTTCTACAGCTCGCTCAGCGACGAGCAGCAGGCCCGCTTCAATGCGCTTGGTCCACATGTCGGCGAGCGTTCGCCGCAGCAGCAGGAGGCGACCGCGCAAACCGGCAATTGCGGCGATTCGAAATCCGACCTGGCCCACCTGCCGATCAACCGGATCGCGGCCTCGCTTCATCCGGCGGGCAAGCAAAAGGAAGCGCTCGACCGCCTGAGCGATGCGACCACAAAAGCCATCGCGGACCTGCAGGCGGCCTGTCCGAACGACGTGCCGCTGACGCCGGTCGGCCGGCTGGAGGCGATGCAGCACCGGCTCGAAGCCATGCAAAAGGCCGCGAAGCTGATCGAGCCTGCACTGGATGAGTTCTATACGATGCTGAGCAGCGAGCAGAAAGCTCGCTTCAACACGCTGCAGCGGGTTGCGAGCCCCTGA
- a CDS encoding potassium channel family protein, translating to MLTVLLVVMIFVVAPLQALGLFEFQIFELLLALVLVGGVFLMSGSALAVVTMLVALVMIVTGGILRLRSPSIFDLNLFAGSWLLVGLTMAVTVARATFAPGRVTYHRVIGAVLLYLTVAVIFAALYTFVGTLRPDAFPGMKVEDSPTLASRVLYFSFATLTTTGYGDVAPLHPIARSLCNLEAIFGQLYPATLLARLVTLEIEHRNEES from the coding sequence GTGCTCACTGTCCTGCTCGTGGTCATGATTTTCGTGGTGGCGCCGTTACAGGCGTTGGGCCTGTTCGAATTCCAGATTTTTGAACTCCTGCTCGCGCTGGTCCTGGTCGGCGGCGTCTTCCTGATGTCAGGCAGCGCGCTGGCGGTCGTCACGATGCTGGTCGCGCTCGTCATGATCGTCACGGGCGGAATCCTGAGACTACGCTCACCTTCAATTTTCGATCTCAACCTGTTCGCCGGATCCTGGCTGCTCGTCGGCCTCACCATGGCGGTGACGGTGGCGCGCGCGACGTTCGCGCCAGGCCGCGTCACCTATCACCGTGTGATCGGCGCGGTCCTGCTCTATCTCACGGTCGCCGTGATCTTCGCGGCGCTCTACACCTTTGTCGGCACGCTGAGGCCCGACGCATTTCCCGGCATGAAGGTGGAAGACAGTCCGACGCTGGCGAGCCGCGTCCTCTATTTCAGCTTCGCCACGCTCACGACGACAGGTTATGGCGACGTCGCCCCGCTGCATCCGATCGCGCGGAGCCTGTGCAATCTCGAGGCGATCTTCGGCCAGCTCTATCCGGCAACGCTGCTGGCGCGCCTCGTCACGCTGGAGATCGAGCACCGCAACGAAGAGTCCTGA
- a CDS encoding sugar phosphate isomerase/epimerase family protein, producing the protein MRDFSNDHRWLSLNTATVRRQGDLLAIVEACARRGIRAIDPWRDQVAAVGLDRAVRAVKDAGLDLSGYCRGGMFTADGAHRSEARDDNRRAVDEAAALGASCIVLVVGGLPQYSRPGSADSKDIAAARHQVHDGIAEMLDYAKLAKLPLAIEPLHPAYAADRACVNTTKHALDICDALDPGRTGAIGVALDVYHIWWDPELMGQIARAGQDRLLAFHVCDWLVPTKDILNDRGMMGDGVIDIRSVRAAVEAQGFAGYSEIEIFSNDWWGRPLDEVLRTCIERHRTVV; encoded by the coding sequence ATGCGCGATTTCTCCAATGACCACCGCTGGCTGTCGCTGAACACGGCGACCGTTCGCAGGCAGGGCGACCTTCTCGCCATCGTCGAGGCCTGCGCGCGCCGTGGCATCCGCGCCATCGATCCCTGGCGCGACCAGGTCGCAGCGGTCGGCCTCGATCGCGCCGTCCGCGCGGTCAAGGATGCCGGGCTCGATCTGTCGGGCTATTGCCGCGGCGGCATGTTCACGGCAGATGGCGCGCATCGCAGCGAGGCGCGCGACGACAATCGCCGCGCGGTCGACGAGGCGGCGGCACTCGGCGCCTCCTGCATCGTGCTGGTGGTCGGCGGCCTGCCGCAATATTCTCGGCCGGGCAGCGCGGATTCGAAGGACATCGCGGCCGCGCGCCATCAGGTGCACGACGGCATCGCCGAGATGCTGGATTATGCGAAGCTGGCAAAGCTGCCGCTAGCGATCGAGCCGCTGCATCCGGCCTATGCCGCCGACCGCGCCTGCGTGAACACCACGAAGCATGCGCTCGATATCTGCGACGCGCTCGATCCCGGCAGAACCGGCGCGATCGGCGTCGCGCTCGACGTCTATCACATCTGGTGGGATCCGGAGCTGATGGGCCAGATCGCGCGCGCCGGCCAGGATCGCCTGCTTGCGTTCCACGTCTGCGACTGGCTGGTGCCGACCAAGGACATCCTCAACGACCGCGGCATGATGGGTGACGGCGTCATCGACATCAGATCGGTGCGCGCCGCCGTCGAGGCGCAGGGCTTTGCCGGCTATTCGGAGATCGAGATTTTCTCGAACGACTGGTGGGGCCGTCCGCTGGACGAAGTGCTGCGAACCTGCATCGAGCGGCACCGGACGGTGGTTTAG
- a CDS encoding dihydrodipicolinate synthase family protein, whose translation MNKPVLPKPALTESSLSLKLPTADGGLETYRLAASRTFPAKLEGTLNRVAFSAAHVVADPRADVDPWLAAAIDWDKTIAFREHVWDLGLGVAEAMDTAQRGMGLDWATSLELIQRSVQAAKAKGNALVFSGAGTDHLAVEDARSIDDVIRAYEEQIAAVEKAGGRIILMASRALAKLGKSADDYARVYDRVLSQVREPVIIHWLGDMFDPALSGYWGTADLDKAMDTAVAIINANAAKVDGVKVSLLDKQREIDMRRRLDPRVKMYTGDDFNYAELIAGDDKGFSHALLGIFDAIAPAASYALSRLAAGDEAGFHDVLGPTVPLSRHIFKAPTRFYKTGIVFMAYLNGHQDHFTMVGGQESARSTLHLAELFRLADKAGLLANPEAATRRMATILATRGIDA comes from the coding sequence ATGAACAAGCCAGTCCTGCCCAAGCCTGCCCTGACAGAGTCATCCCTGTCGCTGAAACTGCCGACCGCCGATGGCGGCCTCGAGACCTATCGCCTCGCGGCGTCGCGGACCTTTCCGGCGAAGCTCGAGGGTACGCTGAACCGCGTGGCGTTCTCGGCCGCGCATGTGGTGGCCGATCCGCGCGCCGACGTCGATCCCTGGTTGGCCGCGGCGATCGACTGGGACAAGACGATCGCGTTTCGCGAGCACGTCTGGGACCTCGGCCTCGGCGTCGCTGAAGCCATGGACACGGCGCAGCGCGGCATGGGGCTGGACTGGGCGACCTCGCTCGAACTGATCCAGCGCTCGGTGCAGGCGGCGAAGGCCAAAGGCAATGCACTGGTGTTCTCCGGCGCCGGCACCGACCATCTCGCGGTCGAGGACGCCAGGTCGATCGACGATGTGATCCGTGCCTATGAGGAGCAGATCGCAGCAGTGGAGAAGGCTGGCGGTCGCATCATCCTGATGGCCTCGCGCGCTTTGGCAAAGCTCGGCAAGAGCGCTGACGACTACGCCAGGGTCTACGACCGCGTGCTGTCGCAGGTCCGTGAGCCCGTGATCATCCACTGGCTCGGCGACATGTTCGATCCCGCGCTATCGGGTTACTGGGGCACGGCCGATCTCGACAAGGCGATGGATACGGCGGTTGCGATCATCAACGCCAATGCGGCCAAGGTCGATGGCGTCAAGGTCTCGCTGCTCGACAAGCAGCGCGAGATCGACATGCGGCGCCGCCTCGATCCGCGCGTGAAGATGTATACCGGCGACGACTTCAACTATGCGGAGTTGATCGCCGGCGACGACAAGGGATTTTCTCACGCGCTGCTCGGCATCTTCGATGCCATCGCCCCGGCAGCGTCCTATGCGCTGTCGCGGCTCGCCGCGGGCGATGAGGCCGGCTTCCACGATGTGCTTGGACCTACGGTGCCGTTGTCGCGCCATATCTTCAAGGCGCCGACGCGCTTCTACAAGACAGGCATCGTGTTCATGGCCTATCTCAACGGGCACCAGGATCACTTCACCATGGTCGGCGGGCAGGAGAGCGCACGCTCGACCTTGCATCTTGCCGAGCTGTTCCGGCTCGCCGACAAGGCCGGGCTGCTCGCCAATCCGGAAGCCGCGACGCGGCGGATGGCGACGATCCTGGCCACCCGCGGCATCGACGCCTGA
- a CDS encoding Gfo/Idh/MocA family protein, which translates to MTTKRLGLIMNGVTGRMGLNQHLIRSIVAIREQGGVQLANGDRVMPDPILVGRDAEKVGALAKRYNIERHTTDLDRALADKGDTVFFDAATTQARPSLLTKAINAGKHVYCEKPIATNLEEAVAVVKLANAKGLKHGTVQDKLFLPGLKKLAFLRDSGFFGRMLSVRGEFGYWVFEGGWQEAQRPSWNYRAEDGGGIILDMVCHWRYVLDNLFGEVESVTCLGTTDIPERYDEKGKKYQATADDSAYATFRLKGGVIAHINMSWVTRVYRDDLVTFQVDGTHGSAVAGLTDCVIQARQATPRPVWNPDEKRMHDFYADWQKLPENVVYDNGFKEQWEMFIRHVCEDAPYKYTLLEGAKGVQLAECALKSWKERRWIDVAPISV; encoded by the coding sequence ATGACGACCAAGCGCCTCGGCCTGATCATGAACGGCGTCACCGGCCGGATGGGGCTCAACCAGCATCTGATCCGCTCGATCGTCGCGATCCGCGAGCAGGGCGGCGTGCAGCTCGCGAACGGCGACCGCGTCATGCCCGATCCGATCCTGGTCGGCCGCGATGCCGAGAAGGTCGGCGCGTTGGCAAAACGCTACAACATCGAACGGCACACCACCGATCTCGATCGCGCGCTCGCGGACAAGGGCGACACGGTGTTCTTCGACGCCGCCACCACGCAGGCGCGGCCCTCGCTGCTGACCAAGGCGATCAATGCCGGCAAGCATGTCTATTGCGAGAAGCCGATCGCGACCAATCTTGAAGAGGCTGTTGCGGTCGTGAAGCTCGCCAATGCCAAGGGCCTCAAGCACGGCACGGTGCAGGACAAGCTGTTCCTGCCGGGCCTGAAGAAGCTCGCTTTCCTGCGCGACTCCGGTTTCTTCGGCCGCATGCTCTCGGTGCGCGGCGAGTTCGGCTACTGGGTGTTCGAGGGCGGCTGGCAGGAAGCGCAGCGGCCGTCGTGGAATTACCGCGCCGAGGACGGCGGCGGCATCATCCTCGACATGGTCTGCCACTGGCGCTACGTGCTCGACAATCTGTTCGGCGAAGTCGAGAGCGTGACCTGCCTCGGCACGACTGACATCCCCGAGCGCTATGACGAGAAGGGCAAGAAATACCAGGCGACCGCCGATGATTCCGCCTACGCCACCTTCCGCCTGAAGGGCGGCGTCATTGCGCACATCAACATGAGCTGGGTGACGCGCGTCTACCGCGACGACCTCGTCACCTTCCAGGTCGACGGCACCCATGGCTCGGCGGTGGCGGGCCTCACCGACTGCGTGATCCAGGCACGTCAGGCGACCCCGCGGCCGGTATGGAATCCGGACGAGAAGCGGATGCACGATTTCTATGCCGACTGGCAGAAGCTGCCTGAGAACGTCGTTTACGACAACGGCTTCAAGGAGCAGTGGGAGATGTTCATCCGCCATGTCTGCGAGGACGCGCCCTACAAATACACCCTGCTCGAAGGCGCCAAGGGCGTGCAGCTAGCGGAATGCGCGCTGAAGAGCTGGAAGGAGCGGCGCTGGATCGACGTCGCCCCGATATCGGTCTGA
- a CDS encoding ABC transporter ATP-binding protein, whose protein sequence is MNPATKPIADVQPAAHLRLVSDRAAGATPGIKLSGVSKTYRSRDGDVPSLRPLDFTINDGEFFVVVGPSGCGKSTLLKMISGLLPPTTGEVLVDGEPVTRPHGNVGIVFQNALLLPWRNILSNVMLPIDMKQLPRDKYLARAKDLLKLVGLEGFEKKLPWQLSGGMQQRASICRALVHDPKIMLMDEPFGALDAMTRERMNVELMRIQRETGKTVLLITHSIPEAVFLADRVLVMTERPGAIAAIYDVPMPRPRSLETMSDPVFNELVQRIRKHFFTQGSLD, encoded by the coding sequence ATGAACCCAGCGACCAAGCCAATAGCCGACGTTCAGCCCGCCGCGCATCTGCGTCTGGTGTCGGACCGCGCGGCCGGTGCCACGCCGGGCATCAAGCTGTCGGGCGTGTCGAAGACCTACCGGTCGCGCGACGGCGATGTGCCGTCGCTGCGGCCGCTCGACTTCACCATCAATGACGGCGAGTTCTTCGTCGTGGTCGGGCCCTCCGGCTGCGGCAAGTCCACGCTGCTCAAGATGATCTCGGGCCTGCTGCCGCCGACGACGGGCGAGGTGCTGGTCGACGGCGAGCCGGTGACCAGGCCGCACGGCAATGTCGGCATCGTGTTCCAGAACGCGCTGCTGCTGCCTTGGCGCAACATCCTCTCCAACGTGATGCTGCCGATCGACATGAAGCAGCTGCCGCGGGACAAATATCTCGCCCGCGCCAAGGACCTGCTGAAGCTGGTCGGCCTCGAAGGTTTCGAGAAGAAGCTGCCCTGGCAGCTGTCCGGCGGCATGCAGCAGCGCGCCTCGATCTGCCGCGCGCTGGTGCACGATCCGAAGATCATGCTGATGGACGAGCCGTTCGGCGCGCTCGACGCCATGACGCGCGAGCGGATGAACGTCGAATTGATGCGGATCCAGCGCGAGACCGGCAAGACGGTCTTGCTGATCACGCACTCGATTCCCGAGGCCGTGTTCCTCGCCGACCGCGTGCTCGTGATGACCGAGCGGCCCGGCGCGATCGCCGCGATCTACGACGTGCCGATGCCGCGGCCGCGCTCGCTCGAGACGATGTCCGATCCTGTCTTCAACGAACTGGTGCAGCGGATCCGGAAGCATTTCTTCACACAGGGGTCGCTGGACTAA
- a CDS encoding ABC transporter substrate-binding protein, with product MKRLIAVAGAALAWTALAVAPVSAADKVVLMLNWYVYGEHAPFYYGKAKGIYATEGIDLEIQEGRGSAATTQAVAAKTADFGYVDVPTMMRAAVKGAPVIATGVLLQTSPMSAMSLADKNIRKPEDIKGKTVAITPADSMTQIWPLFLKKTGLRESDFNTVAGDGQTKLNAVINGQADLLLGYVMDQSMKIKDATGKDVYPIKFADYGINMVSSGIIANSDYVKANADLVRRFMSATTKAVEAAEKDPKAAAQTILDANPKGGKIDTLTQGFELTIPLYRTAETRTRRPFQVTDQNMTESVNLMVEYGGLDAKAKANPKAFYTNDYLPKGDS from the coding sequence ATGAAGCGTTTGATTGCGGTCGCGGGTGCCGCGCTCGCCTGGACCGCACTAGCGGTGGCACCGGTGTCCGCGGCCGACAAGGTCGTGCTGATGCTGAACTGGTACGTCTATGGCGAGCACGCGCCGTTCTATTACGGCAAGGCCAAGGGCATCTACGCCACTGAGGGCATCGACCTCGAGATCCAGGAAGGCCGCGGTTCGGCGGCGACCACGCAGGCGGTGGCGGCCAAGACCGCCGATTTCGGCTATGTCGACGTGCCCACGATGATGCGCGCCGCGGTGAAGGGCGCGCCCGTGATCGCCACCGGCGTGCTGCTGCAGACTAGCCCGATGTCGGCGATGAGCCTTGCCGACAAGAACATCAGGAAGCCGGAGGACATCAAGGGCAAGACGGTCGCGATCACGCCGGCGGATTCGATGACGCAGATCTGGCCGCTGTTCCTGAAGAAGACCGGCCTCAGGGAAAGCGATTTCAACACCGTCGCCGGCGACGGCCAGACCAAGCTCAACGCCGTGATCAACGGCCAGGCCGACCTGCTGCTCGGCTACGTCATGGACCAGTCGATGAAGATCAAGGATGCCACCGGCAAGGACGTCTATCCGATCAAGTTCGCCGACTACGGCATCAACATGGTGTCGTCGGGCATCATCGCGAACTCCGACTATGTGAAGGCCAATGCCGACCTGGTGCGCCGCTTCATGTCGGCGACCACCAAGGCGGTGGAAGCCGCGGAGAAGGACCCCAAGGCCGCCGCGCAGACGATCCTCGACGCCAACCCGAAGGGCGGCAAGATCGACACGTTGACGCAAGGCTTCGAGCTGACGATCCCGCTTTATCGCACGGCGGAGACCAGGACCAGGCGGCCGTTCCAGGTCACCGACCAGAACATGACCGAGTCGGTCAATTTGATGGTCGAGTATGGCGGCCTCGACGCCAAGGCCAAGGCCAATCCGAAGGCGTTCTACACCAACGACTATCTGCCGAAGGGCGATTCGTGA
- a CDS encoding ABC transporter permease, giving the protein MAEAKSPSGLSKVLNAAWVRPFLFLVVIVAAWDLAIRLFHIPAYQIPSPGDVVAVLWSDWPELLRQSWPTTYATICGFLLSALFGIPVAMLIAGSKTVESYVYPLLVFSQSVPKIAIAPLFVVWFGFGIIPKVISAFLLGFFPVVVSAVQGFKSVDPDMVDLARAMQGSRFQVFRAVNLPHAMPAIFSGLKVSVTLAVVGAVVGEFVGSNSGIGYVMQRSIGTFDLPTMFAALVILALLGVILFWIVDRIERLVIPWHVSQRDDIIFAS; this is encoded by the coding sequence GTGGCGGAGGCAAAGAGCCCTTCGGGCCTGTCGAAGGTGCTGAATGCGGCGTGGGTACGTCCGTTCCTGTTCTTGGTCGTCATCGTGGCGGCCTGGGACCTCGCGATCCGCTTGTTCCATATTCCGGCCTACCAAATTCCCTCGCCCGGCGACGTCGTGGCGGTGCTCTGGAGCGACTGGCCGGAGCTGCTGCGGCAGTCCTGGCCGACCACCTATGCAACGATTTGCGGCTTCCTGCTCTCGGCGCTGTTCGGCATTCCCGTCGCGATGCTGATCGCGGGTTCGAAGACGGTCGAGAGCTACGTCTATCCGCTGCTGGTATTCTCCCAGTCCGTGCCGAAGATCGCGATCGCGCCGCTGTTCGTGGTGTGGTTCGGCTTCGGCATCATCCCCAAGGTGATCTCCGCATTCCTGCTCGGCTTCTTCCCCGTGGTGGTCTCGGCGGTGCAGGGCTTCAAGTCGGTCGACCCTGATATGGTCGATCTGGCGCGCGCGATGCAGGGCAGTCGCTTCCAGGTGTTCCGCGCGGTCAACCTGCCGCACGCGATGCCCGCGATCTTTTCCGGCCTGAAAGTCTCGGTGACGCTCGCCGTGGTCGGCGCCGTCGTCGGAGAGTTCGTCGGCTCCAATTCCGGCATCGGCTACGTGATGCAGCGCTCGATCGGCACCTTCGACCTGCCGACGATGTTCGCCGCGCTGGTGATCCTTGCGCTGCTCGGCGTCATCCTGTTCTGGATCGTCGACCGCATCGAGCGGCTGGTGATCCCCTGGCACGTCAGCCAGCGCGACGACATCATCTTCGCTTCCTAG
- a CDS encoding TetR/AcrR family transcriptional regulator, producing MRLRILEAAKQEFAAHGLAGARVDRIAANAGANKRMLYYHVGNKEDLYLEVLEGAYEKIRAEERTLDLEHLDPPEAIGRLIDFTWNYFLRNPEFLALLNTENLAKAKHLKRSTKVKSMHSPFVEMIRTVVTRGVESGDFRVAVDPVQLYISIAGLAFFYLSNSATLSVIFGRDLLKKDARDERLEHMTALVLAALTGKSTAGFGGAMPALKSMEHRVV from the coding sequence ATGCGGCTGCGGATTCTCGAGGCCGCAAAGCAGGAATTCGCCGCCCATGGCCTCGCCGGCGCGCGGGTCGACCGCATCGCGGCCAACGCCGGCGCCAACAAGCGCATGCTGTACTACCACGTCGGCAACAAGGAGGATCTTTATCTCGAGGTGCTGGAAGGCGCCTATGAGAAGATCCGCGCCGAGGAGCGCACCCTCGATCTCGAGCATCTCGATCCGCCCGAGGCGATCGGACGCCTGATCGACTTCACGTGGAACTATTTTCTGCGCAATCCCGAGTTCCTGGCACTGCTGAACACGGAAAACCTCGCCAAGGCAAAACACCTGAAGCGATCGACCAAGGTCAAGTCGATGCACTCGCCCTTTGTCGAGATGATCCGCACCGTGGTGACGCGCGGGGTCGAGAGCGGCGATTTCCGAGTCGCGGTCGATCCGGTGCAGCTCTACATCTCGATCGCCGGGCTGGCGTTCTTCTATCTCTCCAACAGCGCCACGCTGAGCGTGATCTTCGGCCGCGACCTCTTGAAGAAGGACGCCCGCGACGAGCGCCTCGAGCACATGACCGCGCTGGTGCTGGCGGCGCTGACCGGCAAGTCGACGGCAGGATTCGGCGGAGCGATGCCGGCGCTGAAGTCGATGGAACACCGCGTGGTGTGA
- a CDS encoding VOC family protein yields MITGLDHVVVLTGDIAAASAAYETLFARTPSWRYSDGGADRTLFTLDNTTLELVAPRGDDDAAQRVRSALATQGEGLASLCFRTSDIAKTHRRLDRLTLKPEPITEVESRDETSGVVLSWKRTRAATDATRGVRMFFLERAQERPLSVRTTTASITAMDHVVVSTADPERAAALYGARLGLDMALDRSHPEWGRLMFFRCGDLVVEVTHRPGKSETDAPDRLRGICWRVADIDATRARLIAAGVDVSEVRTGRKTGTRVMTVRNGTCGVPTLLVQPSQGKPD; encoded by the coding sequence ATGATTACCGGTCTCGATCACGTCGTCGTCCTGACCGGCGACATCGCGGCTGCCAGCGCGGCCTACGAGACGCTGTTCGCGCGGACGCCCTCCTGGCGCTACAGCGACGGCGGCGCGGACCGCACGCTGTTCACGCTCGACAACACCACGCTGGAATTGGTGGCGCCGCGCGGCGACGATGATGCAGCCCAGCGTGTCCGCAGCGCGCTAGCCACCCAGGGCGAGGGGCTTGCGAGCCTCTGCTTCCGCACCAGCGATATCGCGAAGACACACCGCAGGCTCGATCGGCTGACGCTGAAGCCCGAACCCATCACTGAAGTCGAAAGCCGCGACGAGACCAGTGGCGTCGTGCTGTCTTGGAAGCGGACCCGCGCTGCGACCGATGCGACGCGCGGCGTGCGCATGTTCTTCCTGGAGCGCGCGCAGGAGCGGCCGCTGTCGGTCCGCACCACGACCGCATCGATCACCGCGATGGATCACGTGGTGGTTTCGACCGCCGATCCGGAACGCGCCGCCGCGCTCTATGGCGCGCGGCTCGGCCTCGACATGGCGCTCGACCGGTCGCATCCGGAGTGGGGCCGGCTGATGTTCTTTCGCTGCGGCGACCTCGTGGTCGAGGTCACGCACCGGCCGGGCAAATCGGAGACGGACGCGCCGGACCGGCTGCGCGGCATCTGCTGGCGCGTCGCCGACATCGATGCCACACGTGCGCGGCTGATTGCCGCTGGCGTCGACGTCTCCGAGGTCCGCACCGGCCGCAAGACCGGCACGCGCGTGATGACGGTGCGCAACGGCACATGCGGTGTGCCGACGCTTCTGGTGCAGCCGTCACAGGGAAAGCCGGACTAG